In Gracilimonas sp., a single window of DNA contains:
- a CDS encoding aminoacyl-tRNA deacylase: protein MPLSRLIDYLEEHNKKYVVIKHSTAFTAQEVAASAHIPGKDMAKTVIVKVDGEMKMVVLPSTHNVDFEAIKEALNADEAELATEQEFEELFPECELGAMPPFGNFYDMETLVAESLTEDEEIAFNAGTHKELVQMNYSDFAELVQPKILPVGVRA, encoded by the coding sequence TAGAAGAACACAACAAAAAGTACGTAGTTATAAAACATTCCACGGCATTTACGGCACAGGAAGTAGCGGCTTCTGCTCACATACCGGGAAAAGACATGGCCAAAACCGTGATCGTAAAAGTGGACGGAGAGATGAAAATGGTGGTGCTCCCTTCCACCCACAATGTTGACTTCGAAGCAATCAAAGAAGCACTGAATGCAGATGAAGCTGAATTGGCTACCGAACAGGAGTTTGAGGAATTGTTTCCGGAATGCGAATTAGGCGCCATGCCTCCCTTTGGGAACTTCTACGACATGGAAACACTGGTAGCTGAATCATTGACCGAAGACGAAGAAATTGCCTTTAATGCCGGAACGCATAAAGAGTTGGTACAAATGAATTACAGCGATTTTGCAGAATTGGTACAGCCTAAAATTTTACCTGTAGGTGTACGGGCTTAA
- a CDS encoding amidohydrolase family protein, which produces MKQYLSVLCLSVILIFPTRAQQVDAPTIAITNITVIDGTGSAQQPNMTLVIKNEIISDLFPTGQKTLPGESKILDMSGHFVLPGLIDAHVHLTKNPDPEKRLKALLASGTTTVRDMGGDARTLSVLARDAKLGTIQTPNIYYSAVLFGASFLQDPRTRFAARGLKPGEAPWMRVVTGHTDLPQIIAEAKGTGATGIKLYSAIEPGLLKQITNEAHRQGLKVWSHATIFPSKPSDAVSAGADVLSHSGGLYPEAFSGLPSGFNEAITEWMPKQDFSTDPGDAPYDSLYHLMANNGTILEPTFSAGESPRVDTGQAGQSQHLAEAARNIDMSARRAWTIGATREAYEAGVTIAAGTDSDGSVPVQSEIETLVEHGVSPLDAIKAATLNNARAIGIEETHGSLEVGKRADFVLLSGDPLQDINFLRNIILVAKDGVLYPQNASVSNEVGQDSGNEREVDKKELLRLNEELARSQIVDRDSAFIEQVALDDFRVLAPGGLIENKSQVIAGLSAWDATDVQLTGTEVLFYGDIALVMGRMDIDGIMKPVGRWGPLKYMSTWVREGEEWRLLLRSLTPCKEILLKMGRC; this is translated from the coding sequence ATGAAACAGTACCTGTCAGTTCTTTGCCTGAGTGTTATTTTAATTTTTCCCACCCGGGCGCAGCAAGTTGATGCACCAACGATTGCAATAACCAATATTACAGTTATTGATGGTACCGGTTCGGCACAGCAGCCAAACATGACACTGGTAATCAAAAATGAAATCATTTCCGACCTGTTTCCCACCGGTCAGAAAACGCTACCTGGAGAATCAAAAATATTGGATATGTCCGGACATTTCGTTTTGCCGGGATTGATCGACGCTCATGTTCATTTAACTAAAAACCCTGATCCTGAAAAGAGATTGAAAGCATTATTAGCTTCGGGTACAACTACTGTTCGGGATATGGGAGGGGATGCCCGGACCTTATCGGTACTTGCGCGGGATGCAAAGTTGGGGACTATTCAAACTCCCAATATCTACTATTCAGCTGTTTTATTTGGCGCGTCATTTTTACAAGACCCCAGAACCCGCTTTGCGGCCAGAGGCTTAAAACCGGGAGAAGCACCCTGGATGCGAGTAGTGACCGGCCATACCGATCTGCCCCAGATTATCGCGGAAGCTAAAGGTACCGGAGCAACAGGAATAAAGCTCTACTCAGCCATTGAACCCGGATTGTTGAAACAAATCACTAATGAAGCTCACCGGCAAGGATTAAAAGTATGGAGCCATGCCACTATTTTTCCCAGTAAGCCAAGCGATGCTGTCTCGGCAGGGGCAGATGTGCTTTCCCATAGCGGCGGACTTTATCCGGAAGCATTTTCAGGTTTACCTTCGGGGTTTAATGAGGCCATAACAGAATGGATGCCAAAGCAAGATTTTTCCACTGATCCCGGAGATGCTCCTTATGATTCTCTCTATCATTTAATGGCCAATAACGGAACCATCCTGGAACCTACATTTTCTGCAGGGGAAAGCCCACGGGTGGATACCGGCCAGGCAGGCCAATCCCAACATTTAGCTGAAGCTGCCCGTAACATCGATATGTCTGCCCGAAGAGCCTGGACCATTGGTGCTACCCGGGAGGCTTACGAAGCGGGAGTAACCATTGCTGCCGGCACTGATTCCGATGGAAGTGTCCCTGTTCAGTCGGAAATCGAAACTCTTGTAGAACATGGGGTTTCTCCCCTTGATGCTATAAAGGCAGCCACATTAAACAACGCAAGAGCGATTGGAATCGAAGAAACACACGGTTCCCTTGAAGTGGGTAAGCGAGCTGATTTTGTGTTGCTTTCAGGTGATCCTCTGCAGGATATAAATTTTCTTCGCAATATAATCTTGGTAGCAAAAGATGGAGTCCTGTATCCACAGAATGCATCTGTTTCAAATGAAGTTGGACAGGATTCGGGCAATGAACGTGAAGTGGACAAGAAAGAGCTTCTCCGGCTAAATGAGGAACTCGCCCGTTCACAAATCGTTGATCGGGATTCTGCTTTTATTGAGCAAGTTGCACTGGATGATTTCAGGGTTCTTGCACCGGGCGGGCTGATCGAGAACAAATCTCAGGTTATTGCCGGCCTTTCTGCATGGGACGCAACTGATGTGCAATTAACGGGGACAGAAGTACTGTTTTATGGCGACATTGCTTTGGTAATGGGCCGAATGGACATAGATGGTATAATGAAGCCGGTTGGCCGTTGGGGGCCACTTAAATATATGAGTACGTGGGTCCGAGAAGGGGAAGAGTGGAGGTTGCTTTTAAGGTCTTTGACTCCGTGCAAAGAAATCCTGCTGAAAATGGGCCGTTGTTAG
- a CDS encoding TatD family hydrolase, producing the protein MIDTHSHIYLDQFNEDRDEVFRRAVEAGVEAIFMPAIDFGSIAQMEKLSHPEIAFYKMAGIHPCDVKEELPSSYEDKLLKYCTKDDFYGVGETGLDYYWSTDLVKQQKESFNIHCKVAKQVQKPVIIHNRESTEDMLEIIEQEQDGNLAGIWHCFNGTVEEGKRAIDLGLHLGIGGVVTFKNAGVDKTVGQLPLEKMMLETDAPYLSPTPKRGKRNEPAFMKFTAEKLADIFGMSLVEVDEKTTETARELFGI; encoded by the coding sequence ATGATTGATACGCATTCTCATATTTACCTTGACCAATTTAATGAAGATCGGGACGAAGTGTTCCGGCGAGCCGTGGAAGCCGGGGTGGAAGCCATCTTTATGCCGGCCATCGACTTTGGTTCCATCGCGCAAATGGAAAAGTTGAGTCACCCTGAAATCGCCTTCTACAAAATGGCAGGTATTCATCCCTGCGATGTAAAAGAAGAACTCCCAAGCAGTTACGAAGACAAGCTGCTGAAATATTGCACCAAAGATGATTTCTACGGAGTGGGAGAGACCGGCTTGGATTATTATTGGAGCACCGACCTGGTGAAGCAGCAAAAAGAAAGCTTTAATATTCACTGCAAGGTAGCCAAGCAAGTGCAAAAACCGGTCATCATTCATAACCGGGAGAGTACGGAGGATATGCTGGAAATCATTGAGCAGGAACAGGATGGAAACCTGGCCGGGATCTGGCACTGCTTCAACGGAACGGTGGAGGAGGGAAAACGCGCCATTGATTTGGGATTACATCTGGGCATTGGAGGTGTGGTAACCTTCAAAAACGCAGGGGTTGATAAGACGGTGGGTCAACTTCCCTTAGAAAAAATGATGCTGGAAACCGATGCGCCCTATCTTTCCCCAACGCCCAAGCGTGGCAAACGAAATGAACCTGCCTTCATGAAATTTACGGCAGAGAAACTGGCGGATATTTTTGGGATGAGTTTGGTGGAAGTGGATGAGAAAACTACTGAGACGGCGAGAGAGTTGTTCGGAATCTAA